One window of Choristoneura fumiferana chromosome 13, NRCan_CFum_1, whole genome shotgun sequence genomic DNA carries:
- the LOC141434006 gene encoding uncharacterized protein — translation MRFVLVTIFLFFTVSATYDMIIGDTVHRKMVFHQRVKDFAIPFKKRIKTLTYTDPEQRIIKGIAAIDNDFSHASANVTEGGVGCSHVTVRMKSQRHHPLNFEVEIYV, via the exons ATGCGTTTTGTGTTAGTGactatattcttattttttactGTGAGTGCGACTTACGACATGATTATTGGAGATACCGTACATCGGAAGATGGTGTTCCACCAGAGGGTAAAGGATTTCGCAATACCATTCAAGAAGAGGATAAAGACTTTGACTTATACAGACCCTGAGCAAAGGATTATCAAG ggTATAGCTGCTATAGACAACGACTTTTCACATGCCAGTGCGAACGTCACAGAAGGCGGTGTGGGATGCAGCCACGTCACAGTCAGGATGAAGAGTCAGAGACATCATCCTCTCAATTTCGAAGTtgaaatatatgtataa